Proteins encoded within one genomic window of Diorhabda sublineata isolate icDioSubl1.1 chromosome 1, icDioSubl1.1, whole genome shotgun sequence:
- the LOC130441554 gene encoding corrinoid adenosyltransferase MMAB-like, with protein MVFRRITLFRQLNYVRSYCKKNESKSQEKDAPILTIPETFSRQGDNGTSKTINGDIMDKDNDIFNAIGAAEELLSYLGLAREHAHESEQQYTDKLKRIQTIIIDISTAISKSTTTKTAIPCVYTKELEDWIHEYSKQLPPPERYIIPGGGVASASLHVARAICRKTERVIVPLVRKGCLDKEALIYLNRLSDFLFTASRIAAKHDQRAESIYIPKQDEKIQAHVEEKTI; from the exons ATGGTTTTTAGAAGAATTACACTTTTTCGACAATTAAATTATGTTAGATCATATTGTAAAAAGAACGA atCAAAATCACAAGAAAAAGACGCGCCGATTCTAACGATTCCAGAAACTTTTAGTAGGCAAGGCGACAATGGTACTTCCAAGACTATAAATGGAGATATAATGGATAAagataatgatatatttaaCGCTATAGGAGCTGCAGAAGAACTTTTGAGTTACCTAGG CTTAGCTAGAGAACACGCTCATGAATCAGAACAACAGTATACGGATAAGTTGAAAAGAATTCAGACTATAATTATAGATATTAGTACAGCAATTTCAAAATCTACAACAACTAAAACTGCTATACCTTGTGTTTATACAAAAGAACTGGAAGATTGGATACATGAATATTCTAAACAACTACCACCTCCTGAGAGATATATAATTCCT GGTGGAGGTGTTGCAAGTGCCTCTCTACATGTAGCTAGAGCAATTTGTAGGAAAACTGAAAGAGTAATTGTGCCGTTGGTCCGTAAAGGTTGTTTAGACAAAGAAGCTCTAATTTATCTAAATCGATTGTCAGATTTTCTATTTACTGCCTCTAGGATAGCTGCTAAACATGACCAAAGGGCCGAAAGCATTTATATACCAAAGCAAGATGAGAAAATTCAGGCGCA CGTggaagaaaaaactatttga
- the LOC130441536 gene encoding probable tRNA (uracil-O(2)-)-methyltransferase produces MFSIPLVTSSGGFTFPLFWEIVVLYLNRPYLVNKLITATTKISLYKIEYNGNQINDLFTKSAILYERRKLINLSKETVTEEFISNIIEYNVRNLTITKVEDEYFSNANTGVYISLQILISRKNPDHKVLEIVILDKDKNCATFMSPYERTEDILTPNFVYQFELNGNNFRINLQEFEDAETSRAEWLADTLFPKLLKWSQCATDKKNTVQSLSLVPLDEYCILYDRLKRNYVKGLIKDWLEKANTDPQKYIFEDLAIASYLICLWRVFEQENINFVDCGCGNGLLVYILNQEGYKGYGIDIRKRSIWDIYPKETRLEVGIVTPDSTFPESTWLIGNHSDELTPWIPLMALKSTTKTNFFLLPCCPYDFNGEKYIRTNTAVSTYADYLCYIEDICKKCKFKVQIDKLRIPSTKKVCLVGVSKFSTQEETREVLDDIKPLINIKMNKEFKPRVKVEPVRNCTQLKREITDKIIKIIVDLLLKEENIIIKKDGTFWNKGSIYLISDLSKNIPPEYLKDLKSQCGGLQTLMKNFRYIFEVNKGTVCLRKPTSYEETGEKYRGKPCWFQKNHPQCCYNSENDCSYYHV; encoded by the exons atgttttctataccTTTAGTAACAAGTAGTGGAGGCTTTACTTTTCCGTTATTTTGGGAAATAGTAGTGCTTTATCTTAACAGACCTTATTTAGTAAATAAACTAATAACTGCAACTACTAAGATCAGTTTGTACAAAATAGAATATAATGGCAATCAAATAAATGACTTATTTACAAAATCAGCGATTTTATATGAACGACGAAAGTTgattaatttatcaaaagagACAGTCACTGAGGAATTTATCagtaatattattgaatataatgtTAGAAATTTAACTATAACAAAAGTagaagatgaatatttttcaaacgcCAATACTGGAGTTTATATTTCATTGCAAATACTGATTTCTAGAAAAAATCCCGATCATAAGGTTttagaaatagttattttagaTAAGGATAAAAATTGTGCGACTTTTATGTCTCCTTATGAACGTACAGAGGATATTTTGACACCAAATTTTGTATATCAATTCGAATTAAATGGAAACAACTTTAG GATTAACCTACAAGAGTTTGAAGATGCAGAAACTTCTAGAGCTGAGTGGTTGGCTGATACTTTATTTCCAAAGCTTCTGAAATGGTCACAATGTGCTACCGACAAAAAGAATACAGTGCAATCGTTATCTTTAGTGCCTTTAGATGAATATTGCATCTTATATGATCGATTGAAGAGAAATTATGTCAAAGGATTGATAAAA GATTGGCTAGAAAAAGCAAATACTGATCCTCAAAAGTATATATTTGAAGATTTGGCAATAGCAAGTTACTTAATTTGTTTGTGGAGAGTTTtcgaacaagaaaatattaatttcgttGATTGCGGATGCGGAAATGGTTTACTAGTTTATATATTAAATCAAGAAGGATATAAAGGATATGGAATCGATATCAGAAAAAGATCTATTTGGGATATTTATCCAAAGGAGACGAGATTAGAG GTAGGTATAGTGACACCAGATTCTACTTTCCCCGAGTCTACTTGGCTTATAGGAAATCATTCAGATGAACTAACACCATGGATACCATTAATGGCACTCAAAAGTAcaacaaaaaccaatttttttctacttcctTGTTGTCCCTATGATTTTAACGGGGAGAAATATATTAGAACCAATACTGCTGTTAGTACTTATGCAGATTATTTGTGTTACATTGAAGATATATGTAAAAAATGCAAATTCAAAGTACAGATAGACAAATTACGAATACCGTCCactaaaaaagtttgtttagtCGGAGTAAGTAAATTTTCCACACAGGAAGAAACTCGTGAAGTTCTTGATGATATTAAACcgttaataaatataaaaatgaacaagGAATTCAAACCAAGAGTTAAAGTAGAACCTGTAAGGAACTGTACTCAACTCAAAAGAGAAATAActgataaaataatcaaaataattgtcGATTTGTTgctaaaagaagaaaatataattatcaaaaaagacGGGACATTTTGGAATAAAGGATCGATTTACCTAATTTCtgatttatctaaaaatattcctccagaatatttgaaagatttaaAGTCGCAATGTGGTGGGTTGCaaactttgatgaaaaatttcagATACATCTTTGAAGTTAACAAAGGAACTGTATGTTTGAGAAAACCTACATCATATGAAGAAACTGGTGAAAAATATCGAGGAAAACCATGTTGGTTCCAGAAAAATCATCCACAATGTTGTTATAATTCGGAAAATGATTGTAGCTATTATCatgtttaa
- the LOC130441544 gene encoding ribosome maturation protein SBDS gives MSKIFTPTNQIRLTNVAVVRIKKAGKRFEIACYRNKVVSWRNQVEKDIDEVLQTHTVFTNVSKGQIAKKEDLIKAFGTDDQTQIAKEILLKGELQVSDKERQSHIEQLFKDIATTVADKCINPEVKRPYPVTIIEKVMKDAHYSVKPNQSAKQQALQVIKLIKEHIPLERAKMRLKINFKGKAAKKIKEKLLKMEGAEIESEDREEDEITMVFLIDPGHFKVIDEMVKSETKGSALLEVLAYKEVTVGEEHL, from the exons ATGAGCAAAATATTCACACCAACCAACCAAATTCGATTAACAAATGTTGCTGTAGTGAGAATCAAAAAGGCAGGAAAAAGATTTGAAATCGCCTGTTATAGAAATAAAGTTGTGTCATGGAGGAATCAAGT GGAAAAAGATATCGACGAAGTATTACAAACCCACACGGTATTCACAAATGTTTCGAAAGGACAAATAGCCAAAAAAGAAGATCTTATAAAAGCTTTCGGGACCGACGACCAAACACAAATCGCTAAAGAAATATTGCTTAAAGGAGAATTACAAGTATCCGACAAAGAAAGGCAAAGTCATATAGAACAGTTGTTTAAAGATATTGCAACTACAGTTGCAGATAAATGTATAAATCCAGAAGTTAAAAGACCATATCCGGTTACTATCATAGAAAAAGTGATGAAAGATGCACATTATTCAGTCAAACCGAATCAATCGGCAAAGCAACAAGCTTTACAagttataaaattaatcaagGAGCATATTCCTTTGGAGAGAGCAAAAATGaggttaaaaattaattttaaag GTAAAGCTGCcaagaaaattaaagaaaagcTGTTAAAAATGGAAGGTGCAGAAATTGAAAGTGAAGATCgagaagaagatgaaattacaATGGTATTTCTAATTGATCCAGGCCATTTCAAAGTAATTGATGAAATGGTCAAATCAGAAACCAAGGGCAGCGCTCTATTAGAAGTTTTGGCATATAAAGAAGTTACAGTTGGAGAagaacatttataa